The genomic window CAGAAGATGGGCTGCAGGTCCACGCCCACGGCCTTCAGCGACCGGAGCAGGCTCGGTTGGGTGCTCATGCGCAGCTCCGGGTGGCGCAGGTCGATGCTGGTGACATTCAGGAGTTCCCGGCTGCCCTCCACGAAGTAGGGCGGATAGACCAGACATTCGTCTTCGCTGGTGCGGGTGAAGATGGTGTCCAGGTGCATCGCGCTGCGCTTCTTTGGCATGAGCACCATGAGCAGGTGGTCGAAGCTGTCTTCGTTCTCGGCCCGGTGCGCCCGCAGGGATTCGGCCAGCAGGTGGATGGCGTCGGCCTGGGTGCGCTCGCTGCAGCCCACGGCCAGCACTTTGCGGCTGAGCACCAGAATGTCGCCGCCTTCCAGACTCACCGGGGCCTTGATCTCGCCGCGGACCAGGGGCGTGACCTGATCGAACCATTTGTCCTGGTCCGTGTGGTGCTTCAGCCGCGGGTGGTGCCGGAACACATAGCTGAGGATCAGCGGCTCGCGCTCCCGGGCCCAGGTGGCCATGGAGTTCACGCTGTAGCCGTCCCCGATGACCGAGGCGGGATCCCGCATGAACAGCAGGTTCGGGATGGGCCGAACCCGGTAATCGAACTCCTCCTCCCAGCGCGTGTGGCCGGGCATGTCATCCCAGGGGAGGCCGCCGATGACGCTGCGCGCCGCGTCGGCCGGGGCCATGTCCCGCAACAGGTTGCAGGTGTCGTCCGGCAGGCCCACCAGGCGCCGCAGGTCCTCGATGAAGGCCAGCTTGACGCCCTGGTCCTGGAGCGACTCGATGAAGAGGTCCTGGATGTCCAGCACCTCGTCGGCCACCTTGGCCAGCACCTTCCGGAACTGCTCGTGCTCGTAGCGCGCCAGGTCGCCGTGGAGGATGTCGTCGAAAAGCAGCTTTTCCATCATCCCCGGCACCATCAAGTCCACCTCGGGGCCGGGGTTGTGGATCACCACCTGCTTGAGGCGGGCGGTCTCGGAGAACACGGAGAGGTGGATGGGCTGCATGGAGGTCCTGGGCGGGTCTGGAACCCCGCAGGTTAGCATGGAAGCCGCATCCTGACTGCATCTGCGCATCTCAGTTGACCTACGGGTTCAATATTCTTTACCAATTTGGTCGGACATTCTCCTTGAACCCCCCCGAGCCCCGCCGTAGCCTGATTCTTCCCACCGGACCCAGGGGCAAGTCCCCATTTGGAGGCATCATGGCCGCATTCGTCACCCAGCCCGCACCCGACTTCAAGGCCAAGGCCCTGGTCAACGGCGAGTTCAAGGAAGTCTCGCTGTCCGACTACAAGGGCAAGAAGGTCGTGCTGTTCTTCTACCCCCTCGACTTCACCTTCGTGTGCCCCACCGAGATCCTGGCCTTCTCCGACGCCATCAAGGAGTTCGAGGCCCGCAACACCCAGGTCATCGGCGTGAGCGTGGATTCCCATTTCAGCCACTGGGCCTGGGCCAACACGCCCCGCAAGGACGGCGGCATCCACGGCGTGTCCTTCCCCCTGGTCTCCGACCTGAACAAGACCATCGCCCAGGACTACGGCGTGCTGCTGCCCGCCGGCATCGCCCTGCGTGGCCTGTTCATCATCAACACCAAGGGTGAGCTGAAGCACATCACCGTGAACCACAACGACCTGGGCCGCAGCGTGGAGGAAGTCCTCCGCCTCCTC from Geothrix sp. includes these protein-coding regions:
- a CDS encoding arginine deiminase family protein; protein product: MQPIHLSVFSETARLKQVVIHNPGPEVDLMVPGMMEKLLFDDILHGDLARYEHEQFRKVLAKVADEVLDIQDLFIESLQDQGVKLAFIEDLRRLVGLPDDTCNLLRDMAPADAARSVIGGLPWDDMPGHTRWEEEFDYRVRPIPNLLFMRDPASVIGDGYSVNSMATWAREREPLILSYVFRHHPRLKHHTDQDKWFDQVTPLVRGEIKAPVSLEGGDILVLSRKVLAVGCSERTQADAIHLLAESLRAHRAENEDSFDHLLMVLMPKKRSAMHLDTIFTRTSEDECLVYPPYFVEGSRELLNVTSIDLRHPELRMSTQPSLLRSLKAVGVDLQPIFCGGKDPILQQREQWTDGANAFCLAPGVIASYARNIATGEALDKAGYRVVTARQVLTEASLDLLDGQKYLIQIEAGELSRARGGPRCMTMPLSREGA
- a CDS encoding peroxiredoxin; the protein is MAAFVTQPAPDFKAKALVNGEFKEVSLSDYKGKKVVLFFYPLDFTFVCPTEILAFSDAIKEFEARNTQVIGVSVDSHFSHWAWANTPRKDGGIHGVSFPLVSDLNKTIAQDYGVLLPAGIALRGLFIINTKGELKHITVNHNDLGRSVEEVLRLLDAIDFTEEHGEVCPANWHKGEKAMKPTSDGLKAYVASK